One window of Theropithecus gelada isolate Dixy chromosome 4, Tgel_1.0, whole genome shotgun sequence genomic DNA carries:
- the LOC112623599 gene encoding LOW QUALITY PROTEIN: uncharacterized protein LOC112623599 (The sequence of the model RefSeq protein was modified relative to this genomic sequence to represent the inferred CDS: inserted 3 bases in 3 codons), translated as MDPASGEGEGKGWGGRRRRRGLFFILASSFPPHLRAAAARKAGPGCGGESSGPASRPGPAPAPAPSPRRRRRRAPAAGLPFPSRLAAFXKHRRGSAVGSGRAPSRAEDPRPGPAESPAGPVLSAAPARRAVWLGRRFFGRVRAGLMLFAPPXVAPNAGSWXGGCGWKALRWRWAWPVARAGGAVARRAPSFSRRGRRPPRTCR; from the exons ATGGACCCCGCgtctggggagggggaggggaaagggtggggagggaggcggCGGAGACGGGGTTTATTTTTCATCCTGGCTTCGTCCTTCCCGCCGCATCTGCGGGCGGCCGCGGCGAGGAAAGCAGGTCCGGGCTGCGGCGGGGAGAGCTCGGGGCCGGCGAGTCGCCCTGGCCCCGCTCCCGCTCCCGCTCCGAgcccgcggcggcggcggcggcgcgcaCCTGCCGCGGGACTGCCCTTTCCCAGCCGCCTCGCTGCCT TGAAGCACCGCAGAGGATCCGCGGTCGGATCCGGCCGAGCCCCCAGCCGCGCGGAGGATCCGCGGCCGGGTCCGGCTGAGTCCCCAGCCGG GCCCGTGCTGTCCGCCGCGCCGGCCAGAAGAGCTGTGTGGCTGGGACGGCGCTTTTTTGGCCGAGTGCGCGCGGGCCTGATGCTATTCGCGCCCC GAGTGGCCCCGAATGCGGGATCTT GTGGGGGGTGCGGTTGGAAGGCGCTAAGATGGCGCTGGGCCTGGCCTGTCGCCAGGGCTGGTGGCGCAGTTGCTCGGCGGGCGCCATCTTTCTCGCGGCGCGGGCGGCGCCCTCCGAGGACATGTCGCTGA